One window of Solirubrobacterales bacterium genomic DNA carries:
- a CDS encoding LLM class flavin-dependent oxidoreductase, with protein MSTQRWGLTLPLPGVPLADHRQSVQLAEAEGYTDLWTGETGGPDGFTPLALSAAWTENVRLGTGIVGVFQRGPALLTQQAAALTDASGGRFVLGIGASSDRMVEGWNRIPFEKPLSRVEETLDFLRVGLAGERTDTGFKLETTPSHPTPIVLAALRGRMLRLAVEKADGAFTNFLPLAGLPRVVDGIAGAPEGFELLCRFFCIPGEREQVEPLARFMFSSYVTVPVYANFFRWLGYGEEIADMVEAWEARDRPAAAAAAPWDLIEDTFLVGSPEAIRDRLDAYVDGGITLPVITPITGPESIASLIAALAP; from the coding sequence ATGTCGACCCAACGCTGGGGGCTGACCCTGCCCCTTCCCGGAGTCCCGCTTGCCGACCACAGGCAGTCCGTCCAGCTGGCGGAGGCGGAGGGCTACACCGACCTCTGGACCGGTGAGACCGGCGGACCGGATGGCTTCACCCCGCTCGCGCTGAGTGCCGCCTGGACCGAGAACGTCCGGCTCGGAACCGGGATCGTCGGGGTGTTCCAGCGCGGTCCGGCTCTGCTCACCCAGCAGGCTGCCGCCCTGACCGACGCCTCCGGGGGGCGGTTCGTGCTCGGGATCGGTGCATCCTCGGACCGGATGGTCGAGGGCTGGAACCGGATCCCGTTCGAGAAGCCGCTCAGCAGGGTTGAGGAAACGCTTGATTTTCTGCGGGTCGGCCTGGCCGGGGAGCGCACCGACACGGGCTTCAAGCTGGAGACCACCCCCTCCCACCCGACCCCGATCGTGCTTGCGGCGCTGCGCGGCAGGATGCTGCGGCTCGCGGTCGAGAAGGCCGACGGCGCCTTCACCAACTTCCTGCCGCTGGCCGGTCTGCCCCGGGTGGTCGATGGCATCGCCGGGGCGCCGGAGGGGTTCGAGCTACTCTGCCGCTTCTTCTGCATTCCCGGGGAACGCGAGCAGGTGGAGCCGCTCGCCCGGTTCATGTTCTCGAGCTACGTCACCGTGCCGGTCTACGCCAACTTCTTCCGTTGGCTCGGCTACGGGGAGGAGATCGCAGACATGGTCGAAGCCTGGGAGGCGAGGGACCGCCCGGCCGCAGCGGCAGCCGCCCCCTGGGACCTGATCGAGGACACCTTCCTGGTCGGCTCCCCCGAAGCGATCCGGGATCGCCTCGACGCCTATGTAGATGGGGGGATCACTCTGCCGGTGATCACCCCGATCACCGGCCCAGAGAGCATAGCCTCGCTGATCGCTGCCCTGGCGCCCTGA